The sequence taagagaggaaagagagattATGAGGTGGCTGATCACTGCAGCACTGTTGGACAGAGACATCAGAGACATTTCCTgctcttttaataaattatttgtacAATTACAATGTTGGTGTAACATGAGGCAAGATAGATGCCTACGTGCACATACTTTGCTTTATACCTTTAGCACTGCCTGTGTGTTTCTCAGGTTCTTTTGTGCCTCTGCAGCCACACGGTTGGCATGGCTCAGCTGGATCTCCATTTCATTCAGGTCTCCCTCCATCTTCTTCTTCAGCCGCAGGGCTTCGTTCCTGCTCCTGATCTCAGCATCCAGGGTGCTTTGCATGGACTCCACAATTCTGAGGTGATTTCTCTTCAGCTGGTCGATTTCCTCATCTTTCTCTGCTATCTTCCTGTCAATCTCAGACTTGACCTGGTTGAGCTCCAGTTGGAGGCGCAGGATTTTCCCCTCTTCATGTTCTAGGGAGGCCTGGACAAGTTAGTAGGAACAGTGAGTAAACTATGGCTTGCTTTCTAAGTAATCTCTAATACAATACCGCATGAAATACAGTTTGTCTTTCTTGCCACGTCTGCAGATTTCTGCTCCCATTGTTTCAGTCTGGACACCATTCATTAGCACTGTGtacctcagcttcctccagggACGCTTGGATTTCAGATTTCTCCTGCTCAATCTGCTTCTTGACTTTCTCCAGCTCGTGGATCGCCTTTCCTCCCTCTGCAATCTGCTCCGTGAGGTCAGAAATCTCCTCTGTAGGGAAGGGTGAAACAAGGCATGGTCAGACATAGGGCATAAAGGGAAAGGCCCTGACGCACCAGGCTGACAGGTCTCTTCTCATCACTGCGGGCACTCACGCGTGTGGAGTGGTGGGTAGACAAGCTTGGGGGAaagcctggccagcagcagagggctAGGGACTTACGCTGCAAGTTCTTGTTCTCACGCTTCAGCGTTTCCAGATGGTCCAGGGACTCCTCATAGGCATTCTTCATCTTAAACAGCTCCGTGCTGAGAGAGCGAGACTCCTTCTGGGAAGCTTCCAGCTCAGCCTGTGTTTCCTCGTACTTCTGCTTCCACTCTGCCAGGATCTGAGGAGCAACAGGGTGTGAGTATGGATGTGGCAATTGTGAGGAGATGCCCTGCCCAGGAAGCACAGGGCCAGGGGCCAGAATACCTTGTCAAAGTTCTTCTGCTTCTTGTCCAGAGCTGCGCAGGCAGCATTCGTTCGCTCCACATCAATCATCAGGTCTTCCACCTCgttctgcagcctctgctttgtcttttccAGGGAAGCACATTTGGCGTTGACAGCTTCAACGTGTTCCTCTGCATCCTGCAGGCGCTGTGCCAGCTTCTTCCTGGGAGGAGATGATCACAGCTTCAGGTTAGAGAGTAAAGGGTAGCCAATTTTATAAGATTCACAAGAGGGCACTTGCCTGCTTAGGGGACTTAGTTCCTTGAGCTGTCCGCAGTATTTATTCTGTCCAAGGCAGCGTGCCGCCTAAAGGGCCTATTGCATCTCTGCCCTAGCACCAACTGAGTATTCAGACTGTCTTAGCTCTTCTAACTCCCTAAGGGTAAGTTTGTCCTTCCAGTCTGAACTTTTTCCACAGCACGcttttcatctttctccttctctgcccTCTACCACAAAGAGAGTATATTGGTGCCTTCATCCCATTCCTATCTTGACCCATCTTCAAAGACTCCTTCCAAATACCCTTACCAGTCTCAGTCTTCTCTACCCAATCAACATCCCACTTCCCACATACTtggcctcctccagctcctccgtGCGCTGAATAGCGTCCGTCTCATATTTGGTTCTCCACTGGGCTACTTCACTGTTGGCTTTGGACAGGGCACGCTGCAGCTCACCCTTggcttcctgctcctcctcatATTGTTCCCGGAGCAAGTCACAGTCGTGGCGAGCAGATTGCAAGGCATGGGCTAGGGCATTCTTGGCctgtggggacactgggattAGTAACCTGGATACACATCTTGAGATGCATCTTGACGATGAAATTGTCATGCGCAGGAGAACTGCCCCAGGGAAAGGGTGGGTAAACTCTGATGAGAAAACCGTATAGCTGGGAGATGATGCATCCCTCATAAACGAGTGCTAGAGGATTAGGATGCATTAGTGAAAGGTGGCCAGGGGACACTGATCTCTTGTTTCTGTAAATGTGCCTACAGATCTGTGTCCATACTGTCTTGGAGGGCATCAGAATCTCATTAAGGGCTTGTGGATGACTTCCTCTAGCATCCAAATCACTATGGTTCCTTCTCTGTGTGTTGGGATGAGTATAACTCATGCATTTCTGGGTGATGTGGCTTGCAGGAAGTAGGGTACTTCCAGacctttatttcttcctctagATGTCTCTTCAGTTCCTCAATCTGTTGGGTAAATCCCTGCTTGCCCCTAGACAGCTGAGAAATCAAAGCATCCTTTTCTTCCACCTGGCGTGAAAATTCACCTGGCAAGTGAAaaattcacaaataaataaagttacaCTAacagtagaatcatagaatcatttagaaAGACCCACCAGATCAGCAAGTCCAACCATGCTGTAACACTATACTACCAAGTTCACTACTaaacatttttctgagcatcacATCCATTCAtctcttgaacacctccaggaatggagACTActacttccctaggcagcctgttccagtgcctaaccacTCCTTCCACAAAGAAATTCCTTCTGTCttctaatctaaacctcccctgatgcaacttgATGCTATTTCCTCATGTCCTGTCACTTGTCATCTGAGGAAAGAAACCAGCACCCACGTTGCTACAACCaactttcaggtagttgtagaaaGCCGTGAGGTCTCCCCTCATCCCCCTTTTCTCAAGACTAACCaaacccagttccctcagctgctcctcacatgTCTTgcatgtcttgttttccagtcccttcaccagcttctttGCTCTTCCCTAAACATTTTCCAGGAGCTCAGTATGTTCTTTGTAGCGAGTGGCCCAAATCTGAACACAGTATCTGAGGTGTGGTCCTACCAGTGCCAAATACACAGGGACAAacacttccctagacctgctggccacactgtttctgatacaggACAGGATGACATTGGTGCCCatctgggcacactgctggctcatggtaAGCCAGCTGTGGAcaagcacccccagatccttttctgctGAGCAGCTTTCCAGACACTCTTCCCCAATCCTATATTGCTGCACTTGGTAGTTGTGACCCAAATGCAGCACCCGGCACTTAGCTTTGTTGAATACCACACAATTGGTTGCAGCCCATTGATCTAGCCTACCCAGAtcgctctgcagagccttcctatcctcaagcagatcaacattCCTGTCCAACTTGGTGCTGTCTGCAAAATAACTGAGCGTGCACTCAGTCCCCTCAACCAAGACTGTTGATCAAAATGTTAAACAAAGCTGTCCCCAGTACTTAGCCCCGGAGATCACTGTAAAGCCCTGTAATCTGGGGTTGCTTTGAGCCGTTAGCCCAATTCTTGCTTTGCACCATGGCGTATCCTCCTGATTTGCAGGTTCTGCCATTGCACCTCAGGACTGAGGATGTCTCACCTGTTTCTGTCTGCAGACGAGCTCTCTGAGTATTGAGGTCATTGATCATGCGCTGATTCTGCTCCTCCTTAGTTTTAATCTCACTCAGCTGGTCTTCCAGAGTGCGGCACATCTTCTCCAGATTTGACTAGGTATCAAAaacaaggaaggagaggaaattAACTCCTGGACTCTGTCTAATTCTCACAGCAGGATTCTTATAGGAGAGTGTGACTAGTAGATTCAGGCTATGTGCTGTACCTTGGCCCTGTGAATTCTACTGCAATTCTTTACCTTGGCTTTGGAGACAGACTCCATGTTACTGGCCAAGTCATCTATCTCCATCTTCAGCTcactcttctccttctccagcttctgcttGACTCGTTGCAGGTTGTCGATCTGCTCCCCAAGCTCAGCTGTGCTGTCTGCGTGCTTCTTCCGCAGGGCGGCAGCTGTGGCTTCGTGCTGCAGCGTGGCCTCTTCGAGGTCGCGGCGCATCTTCTGAAATTCTGCCTCACGCTTCTTGTTCATCTCAACCTGAGCTGCTGTAGCCCCACCTGCTTCTTCCAGGCGCTCGCTGATCTCCTCCAGCTCTCTGGAGAGGTCAGCACGGTGCTTCTCTGCTTTTGCCCGAGAGGTTCGCTCTGCCTCAATTTCCTCCTCCAGTTCCTCGATACGGGCCTGGGGAAAACGCAAGACCCTTCACACCCATGCCCTCAGATGTCCTTCTGAGGGCCAGAAGGGAAGGACCAGAGACTTGCCTGCAGCTCCTTGATCTTCTTCTGCAATTGCATACCCAGGGCTTGCTCATCCTCAATTTTGCTCTGGATCTGGCTGATTTCAAAGTCTTTCCTTTGCACAAAGCATACAGAAACACAGTGTTAACATCCAAATAAAACTACCTAATAAATGCACCTGATCCACACTCAGGTGTCCCACAACCACACTTACTTCTTCAGTTTCTCATCCAGCTGCTGCTTATCATTTTCCAAATCCATTATGGTATCTTGGGACAGCTTCAGGTCTCCCTCAAGTTTCCTCTTAGCCCTTTCAAGGTCCATGCGCAGTTTCTTCTCTTGCTCCAGGGACCCTTCCagctaaacagaaaaagagcatCAGTATTCTGCCAGCCACATTTATCTCCAGAAGTATCCTGTAACTGCCATATACGTTTGTGCTTACATCATCCACTTGCTGCTCCAGCTTGGTTTTTGCTTTCGTCAGTGTATTGACCTTGTCCTCCTCAACCTGCAGGTCATCCAGTGTCTGCTGGTGGGCCTCTTGGAgggctttcttctcttttgtcagTTTGGCAATGGTCTCATCCAGGGCTGCCATCTCCTCTGTGAGGTTTTTCACCTGCACATTGTAAGCAAGCACCAGAATACCGTGTATAACACTTGACAGCTTGTGTAGGGGCACTTTCATTTGTGTGCTTAGCCAGGAGCTTATATTTATGTGCTTAGCCAGgagcttgatttttatttgagcTTCACAGCTGTCCAGCTGCAACTTACAAACCTAGCCCCTTTCTAGGGATGCCAGCCTAATATGGGAGGTATCTATCCCTTCTCCCTTTGTGTGACTCTCCATGTGTGTACCTTGTTTTCAGTGgcatgtttttccttctcaactTTAGCCAAGGTTAACTCCAGGTCATCAATATCTTTCTTCAGCTCTGAACATTCATCCTCCAGTTTCCTCTTCTTGGCTGTCAGCTCAGCATTGatttcttcctcatcctcaGCCCGTTCTGTCACCTCCTTAATTTTGGCTTCCAGCTGGATTTTGGTTTTGATGAGCTGGTCACACCGTTCCTCGGCATCAGCCAAGCTGTCTGCTTCCTGATGGGGAGACAGAGATTTTTGTGGGTTATAACGTTTTGAAGTTCCTGTTGTGTGTCTGTAAGTAGGCACATGTTAAAATGTGGAGGCCATCTGACACTAATgttaattcctttttttgtttgtttctttctttctttctttaaaatggctTGCAGAAGTGGTAGCTATGAGAATACCTCATACACGCTTGAGCATCACAGAAAAGTGACAACTCTCAGCAAGGCCATAGATGTGTAACAGTTTTCCCTCGCAGACTCAGTATTCAATAGCCTCTAGTTTATAATTGACTCACCATGATCGTCATCATATTTGGGTAGCCAAGGTTTTTCCATTTGTGGGAATAATACAGTGAAGAAAGTAATGTTTTTCTTGAAGTTAAGAAACTGCCTGTTCCTGACTGAAGCTGAACACCAAGGATCTGTTCATGTGAAGGTAATCTAGCCTTATAGTGTATCTGTGTTCAGGAAAACTGGGTCCTTCTCAGGGTTGCCTTTACAATGTCACTACTTGGCTCTTTCCACAGGACAGCAGGGCTGCCGAGTCTCATTTGGCACTTACGCTTATCCTCACTGACTGACAGGTAACTTGCTGAGCCCCTGGCAGTGTTCATAGTTACTCAACTTTAGAGTAACTTTAAGTGTGTGACTTTTATTCTATTGCAATTTAGTCAGCTTCCCATAAGTCTGtgcttggaaaaaacaaacaaacaaacaaacaaacaaacaaaaagaagatataaaaaaaaaaaagaggacaaatAAATGGTGACACTCACTGCCTGCACTTGGAGCTGaaggtcatttttttcttgcagcagGGTCAccattttctcctccagctccttcctctttGCCTCAGACTTTGCAAGTTCTTCCTTGGTTTTCTCAAACTCTTGTTTCATGTTGGCCATCTCCTTCTCAGATTCTGCACTCTTCAGCAAGGGCTTGATTTTGAAGAACAGCTTCATCCAGGGCCAGTGCTTGACATTCATGAATGCGCGAACATTGTACTGGATGCAGAAGATGGCATCCCTGTAACAAAATCCCTTATGTTAATAACATAccaaaatttttaatttaacaccCATTTAGTGAAGTACCATGTGAATAAGCTACATTTGTGATAAATGTGTACCTCCTCTCCACCATTTTCCGATACTCCACTCTCATTAGGAAGCCCCTACATCTGGCTTGTGTCCTGGTCATAATCTCTGCCAGCTTCTCATCTCTCATCTCCTCCAGAAGACCTATTAGCCCGGCTTTGAAGAACacctggaaaaagggaaacattgTAGCACATCAGTCTCGGGTCATGTGTAGCAGAGGTACATAGTCTTTGAGCACAGGACTTGTTCTTACCTTGGTGTGACCAAATCTGTACTGGGTGTGGTCCACATCGATGGACCCAAGGAGCTTCTCTGAAGCCTTCTTGCTGTCCATGAACTGTCCCTCTGGGATAGCGCTTATGTTAAGCACTCTGTATCTGTAGGAGAAAACACAACATGAAGAAATACCTTTTGCCAATACCACTACTGCAAATAAACCCCACAGCCTTCTCAGCAATAGCTGACTCTCCAGTTGAGTATTAGGGAAAATCCACCCTTTCGGGACAGTGTAAGTGACATTTCCATACTGTTAATTCAGAGTCCAAGGGAATCCTGATTCTTATCCATTAACTGATAGTGGCACTTCTCATCATGAACTGATACTGAAACATGTTTAAATTTCCAATCAGTACTTTATTGTAATATTTAGGCATGTTAGGATACTCTGGCTATTCTTAGTAACAGCTCTCATCAGATAGTTTTCAGCAACAGCTGACCATATAACTGGAGTAATCTCATTTCCAGCAACAGAACATCAAAAATCCTTTTAGAGGCACTCTGTGCATACTGGgtagaaaactgtatttttgttcaAATTTTGAAGCGGATTTGTGaaggaaactttatttttagttacCTCATAATTTTCCAGTAGTACACTACTCTAATGTGATAGTTAGATTTGATTACAGAGTGTATGCACTAAACGGTGTATTAAATATGGCACTTAAAGTAGTTTGGGATACAGAAGGCATGGAACAGGAAAAGACTGGGCAGTAAGGCAGACCAGACCAGACCAAACAAGAATACtccaagctggaagggacccataaaaatcattgagtccaaatcctggctccacacagaactATCTAAAAATCAAACTCTATGTCTGAGATCTTTGTCCATACATTTATTGAATTCGTCAGGCTTGGTGCTCTGACCAGTCccctagggagcctgttccagtgcctgatgACACTCTATGGGAAGAACCTGTTCCTAACACACAGCCTGACCttcccctgtcacagctccatGCAGCTGCTGttaccagagagaagagatcagcacctacccctctgctcccctcacaAGGAAGCTGCAGACTGCAATGATGTCCCCCGTttagtctcctcttctccaggctgaatgaactgagggacctcagctgcttctcatatgtcttcccctctaaaCCCTTCACCACATTTGTAGCTCTTCTTTGGACACTAACAGTTTTATATCCTTCTTATATAGTGATGCgtaaaactgcacacagtagtcaaggtgaggctgcctcagcacagagtagagtgggacaatctCTTCCCTCGACTGGTTATCAACACCATGCCTGAGGCACCCCAGGATATTTggcccttctggctgccagggcacactatTGAACTATATTCAACTTGCCATTGGCCAAAACCACCAGATGCCTTTCAGTGGGACTGCTCTACAGCCTCTTGTCCCCCCCAGTGTGTACATATATCCAGGATTttcccttcccaggtgcagaatctggcacttgaatttgttaaatttcataTGGTTGTTGATTGTCCAGCATTCTAATCTGTCAAGATGTCTCTAAAGGCTTTTCTACAACTGAGgaagtcaacagctcctcctttACTCTTACCTCTGTTTGAAGTCAGCATATAGGACTCTGCTGGGGAATCCTTTCCTGCAAATCCTGATCCCTTCCAACACTCCATTACACCGCAGCTGGTGTAGTACCAGTTCATGTTCCATAGCACCTAACAAACACCACCATTAGTTAGTACCCTATTTTTTGCTACTCAGGAGAAGAGCTTCTGTGGCTCAAGTTTTCACCCTGTTGGATCCACCTACcaggtgtttttgtttcatttgggaTGATGCAGCGTACAAAATGGGGGTGAGTACTACGTAGATTTGTCATCAACTTGTTTAAATTCTCCTGTGAAATTTCAAGGTAAAGTTTAAATCAACAAATGAGAAATCTGCATCCCTGAAGTTGCCAGTATTTCAACTATGGAAAGGAGTTAATCATAGATTGTAAAATTTCCATATTCATGCACAAAAGCTTTCATTAGTCTTTGACTATTGGGCATTGCTACtaaaaggaataattttgttattttgtcatcgtaatttatttattacaaaaccTGAGATATACCTCATTTGATACCATAAGAGTCATTGCTCTGAACACATTTGAACAATCTCGGGTGCCTGCTCTCCTGCATCAATATATTGGTTAGGCTTTTATATGCAATAAACTTAAAGTCACCCTCTGCCAAACTTAAAATTACCATCTCTGTTTTTCAAAGCTATTCCATTATTCACAAATGTTGCATGGTAGCAGtgctgaaaatattcaaaaatctAAAACTCCCATTtgggaaaatattctgaattttgTGCAATTGCTGGGAGAAGATGCTATGTCACAACTTCAAAATTAACCTACAAATAAAGATGTATGAAAAAAGATCTgcacaacaaatattttgaaagagttttcatttcattttgttatcttaatgacagaaaattattccacaatggaaaaaaaaaaaatcacttcatcatttaaatggaaataaatgaatcTATAGTAGTAAGTGGATCTGGATCTCTTCAGCTGTAGCACTTCAAGAGGGTATAACTtcacttttcatattttaagttCTCTTTCTTCAAGTAAAAGAAGACAAAGTGAAGAGACCTGTACTTACACGGAAAAGAGCTGAGACAGTCTGGAAAGAGGAACCCTTCTTCTTGCCACCTTTTTTGCCACCAGActctgaaaattaaagaaaatgaaaactatgaAAATATTGACGTTGAGTATTACAAATTATAGAATagaaaaaaggctttaaagatttttttccttttttatttcccttcagaATTGTCCCATGTTGAAAAGAATTTCACAGAGCTGACCTGAATCTGCTCCACCATAGTTAGCAAAGAGTAAGGCCAGTGTCTTCACTGATGATTTCTGGTACAACCCAATGACAGTTTCATTCAGGGGGTCCTTGTTCTTCTCAAGCCAGCCAGTGATGTTGTAGTCCACCGTGCCAGCATAGTGTATCAAGGAGAAGTGGGCCTCAACCTTGCCTTTGGTAGG is a genomic window of Anas acuta chromosome 18, bAnaAcu1.1, whole genome shotgun sequence containing:
- the LOC137841830 gene encoding myosin heavy chain, skeletal muscle, adult-like isoform X2; protein product: MVADKAAYLMGLNSADLLKALCYPRVKVGNEYVTKGQTVEQVHNAVGALAKAVYERMFLWMVVRINQQLDTKQPRQYFIGVLDIAGFEIFDFNSFEQLCINFTNEKLQQFFNHHMFVLEQEEYKKEGIEWTFIDFGMDLAACIELIEKPMGIFSILEEECMFPKATDTSFKNKLYDQHLGKSSNFQKPKPTKGKVEAHFSLIHYAGTVDYNITGWLEKNKDPLNETVIGLYQKSSVKTLALLFANYGGADSESGGKKGGKKKGSSFQTVSALFRENLNKLMTNLRSTHPHFVRCIIPNETKTPGAMEHELVLHQLRCNGVLEGIRICRKGFPSRVLYADFKQRYRVLNISAIPEGQFMDSKKASEKLLGSIDVDHTQYRFGHTKVFFKAGLIGLLEEMRDEKLAEIMTRTQARCRGFLMRVEYRKMVERRDAIFCIQYNVRAFMNVKHWPWMKLFFKIKPLLKSAESEKEMANMKQEFEKTKEELAKSEAKRKELEEKMVTLLQEKNDLQLQVQAEADSLADAEERCDQLIKTKIQLEAKIKEVTERAEDEEEINAELTAKKRKLEDECSELKKDIDDLELTLAKVEKEKHATENKVKNLTEEMAALDETIAKLTKEKKALQEAHQQTLDDLQVEEDKVNTLTKAKTKLEQQVDDLEGSLEQEKKLRMDLERAKRKLEGDLKLSQDTIMDLENDKQQLDEKLKKKDFEISQIQSKIEDEQALGMQLQKKIKELQARIEELEEEIEAERTSRAKAEKHRADLSRELEEISERLEEAGGATAAQVEMNKKREAEFQKMRRDLEEATLQHEATAAALRKKHADSTAELGEQIDNLQRVKQKLEKEKSELKMEIDDLASNMESVSKAKSNLEKMCRTLEDQLSEIKTKEEQNQRMINDLNTQRARLQTETGEFSRQVEEKDALISQLSRGKQGFTQQIEELKRHLEEEIKAKNALAHALQSARHDCDLLREQYEEEQEAKGELQRALSKANSEVAQWRTKYETDAIQRTEELEEAKKKLAQRLQDAEEHVEAVNAKCASLEKTKQRLQNEVEDLMIDVERTNAACAALDKKQKNFDKILAEWKQKYEETQAELEASQKESRSLSTELFKMKNAYEESLDHLETLKRENKNLQQEISDLTEQIAEGGKAIHELEKVKKQIEQEKSEIQASLEEAEASLEHEEGKILRLQLELNQVKSEIDRKIAEKDEEIDQLKRNHLRIVESMQSTLDAEIRSRNEALRLKKKMEGDLNEMEIQLSHANRVAAEAQKNLRNTQAVLKDTQIHLDDALRTQEDLKEQVAMVERRANLLQAEVEELRAALEQTERSRKVAEQELLDASERVQLLHTQNTSLINTKKKLETDIVQIQGEMEETIQEARNAEEKAKKAITDAAMMAEELKKEQDTSAHLERMKKNLDVTVKDLQHRLDEAEQLALKGGKKQLQKLEARVRELEGEVDAEQKRSAEAVKGVRKYERRVKELTYQSEEDRKNILRLQDLVDKLQMKVKSYKRQAEEAEELSNVNLSKFRKIQHELEEAEERADIAESQVNKLRAKSREFHGKKIEEEE
- the LOC137841830 gene encoding myosin heavy chain, skeletal muscle, adult-like isoform X1 yields the protein MTSPDAEMAVFGEAAPYLRKSEKERIEAQNKPFDAKSSVFVAHPKESFVKGTIQSRESGKVTVQTEAGETLTVKEDQIFAMNPPKYDKIEDMAMMTHLHEPAVLYNLKERYAAWMIYTYSGLFCVTVNPYKWLPVYNPEVVLAYRGKKRQEAPPHIFSISDNAYQFMLNDRENQSILITGESGAGKTVNTKRVIQYFATIAASGEKKKEEPGKMQGTLEDQIISANPLLEAFGNAKTVRNDNSSRFGKFIRIHFGATGKLASADIETYLLEKSRVTFQLKAERSYHIFYQVTSNKKPELIDMLLITTNPYDFHFVSQGEVTVPSIDDQEELMATDSAIDILGFTADEKTAIYKLTGAVMHYGNLKFKQKQREEQAEPDGTEVADKAAYLMGLNSADLLKALCYPRVKVGNEYVTKGQTVEQVHNAVGALAKAVYERMFLWMVVRINQQLDTKQPRQYFIGVLDIAGFEIFDFNSFEQLCINFTNEKLQQFFNHHMFVLEQEEYKKEGIEWTFIDFGMDLAACIELIEKPMGIFSILEEECMFPKATDTSFKNKLYDQHLGKSSNFQKPKPTKGKVEAHFSLIHYAGTVDYNITGWLEKNKDPLNETVIGLYQKSSVKTLALLFANYGGADSESGGKKGGKKKGSSFQTVSALFRENLNKLMTNLRSTHPHFVRCIIPNETKTPGAMEHELVLHQLRCNGVLEGIRICRKGFPSRVLYADFKQRYRVLNISAIPEGQFMDSKKASEKLLGSIDVDHTQYRFGHTKVFFKAGLIGLLEEMRDEKLAEIMTRTQARCRGFLMRVEYRKMVERRDAIFCIQYNVRAFMNVKHWPWMKLFFKIKPLLKSAESEKEMANMKQEFEKTKEELAKSEAKRKELEEKMVTLLQEKNDLQLQVQAEADSLADAEERCDQLIKTKIQLEAKIKEVTERAEDEEEINAELTAKKRKLEDECSELKKDIDDLELTLAKVEKEKHATENKVKNLTEEMAALDETIAKLTKEKKALQEAHQQTLDDLQVEEDKVNTLTKAKTKLEQQVDDLEGSLEQEKKLRMDLERAKRKLEGDLKLSQDTIMDLENDKQQLDEKLKKKDFEISQIQSKIEDEQALGMQLQKKIKELQARIEELEEEIEAERTSRAKAEKHRADLSRELEEISERLEEAGGATAAQVEMNKKREAEFQKMRRDLEEATLQHEATAAALRKKHADSTAELGEQIDNLQRVKQKLEKEKSELKMEIDDLASNMESVSKAKSNLEKMCRTLEDQLSEIKTKEEQNQRMINDLNTQRARLQTETGEFSRQVEEKDALISQLSRGKQGFTQQIEELKRHLEEEIKAKNALAHALQSARHDCDLLREQYEEEQEAKGELQRALSKANSEVAQWRTKYETDAIQRTEELEEAKKKLAQRLQDAEEHVEAVNAKCASLEKTKQRLQNEVEDLMIDVERTNAACAALDKKQKNFDKILAEWKQKYEETQAELEASQKESRSLSTELFKMKNAYEESLDHLETLKRENKNLQQEISDLTEQIAEGGKAIHELEKVKKQIEQEKSEIQASLEEAEASLEHEEGKILRLQLELNQVKSEIDRKIAEKDEEIDQLKRNHLRIVESMQSTLDAEIRSRNEALRLKKKMEGDLNEMEIQLSHANRVAAEAQKNLRNTQAVLKDTQIHLDDALRTQEDLKEQVAMVERRANLLQAEVEELRAALEQTERSRKVAEQELLDASERVQLLHTQNTSLINTKKKLETDIVQIQGEMEETIQEARNAEEKAKKAITDAAMMAEELKKEQDTSAHLERMKKNLDVTVKDLQHRLDEAEQLALKGGKKQLQKLEARVRELEGEVDAEQKRSAEAVKGVRKYERRVKELTYQSEEDRKNILRLQDLVDKLQMKVKSYKRQAEEAEELSNVNLSKFRKIQHELEEAEERADIAESQVNKLRAKSREFHGKKIEEEE